From a region of the Pseudoclavibacter endophyticus genome:
- a CDS encoding MFS transporter — protein MPERHPDPDGADENAEEAPEASARIPVEIWTLLVATFFMALGFGLVVPVLPQFASSFGVGATLVAIVVSAFAFVRLVSAPLGGVLVNRFGERGTYVAGMLIVAASTYATAFAAEYWQLLVYRGLGGVGSVMFTIASAGILAKYSPPGIRGRVSALWGGMFLVGNISGPIAGGLLGQFGMQLPFFVYGTAMVISALIVAVSAVRNRGTARTDTAPQLPPRTLREVLRDGAFLRLLGSGFANGWVNFGVRAATIPLFVAAAVSSEPWVAGAVIATTAVGNVVSLPWAGRAADRIGRKPLVIWGALIAGVSLVVMIPVQDIASLLVVGFVGGLGAGLMAPANQAMAADIVGHGRSGGQVLSTFQMSQDLGTIVGPIVTGVIIDGLGYGWAFALAGAVMVASGMVWVRGPETLGR, from the coding sequence ATGCCTGAACGGCATCCGGATCCCGACGGGGCCGACGAGAACGCCGAGGAAGCGCCCGAGGCCTCCGCGCGCATCCCGGTTGAGATCTGGACGCTCCTGGTCGCCACCTTCTTCATGGCGCTGGGTTTCGGGCTGGTGGTGCCCGTCCTTCCGCAGTTTGCGAGCAGCTTCGGCGTCGGCGCCACGCTCGTCGCCATTGTCGTGAGCGCGTTCGCGTTCGTGCGTCTCGTGAGCGCGCCCCTCGGCGGAGTGCTCGTCAACAGGTTCGGCGAGCGCGGCACGTACGTCGCCGGCATGCTCATCGTCGCCGCCTCGACCTATGCGACCGCATTCGCGGCCGAGTACTGGCAGCTGCTCGTGTATCGGGGCCTCGGCGGGGTCGGTTCGGTCATGTTCACGATCGCGTCAGCCGGCATTCTCGCAAAGTACTCGCCGCCGGGCATCCGCGGTCGCGTCTCGGCGCTGTGGGGCGGGATGTTCCTGGTCGGGAACATCTCCGGCCCGATCGCGGGTGGCCTGCTCGGTCAGTTCGGCATGCAGCTGCCGTTCTTCGTGTACGGCACCGCCATGGTGATCTCGGCGCTCATCGTCGCGGTCTCCGCGGTCCGCAACCGCGGGACCGCCCGCACCGACACGGCGCCGCAACTGCCGCCGCGGACGCTGCGGGAGGTGCTGCGAGACGGAGCGTTCCTCCGCCTGCTCGGGAGCGGTTTCGCGAACGGCTGGGTGAATTTCGGCGTCCGCGCAGCCACGATTCCCCTCTTCGTCGCGGCCGCCGTGAGCAGCGAGCCGTGGGTGGCGGGTGCCGTCATCGCGACGACGGCTGTCGGCAACGTGGTGTCGCTGCCGTGGGCGGGGCGTGCGGCCGACCGGATCGGTCGCAAACCGCTCGTCATCTGGGGCGCGTTGATCGCCGGGGTGTCGCTCGTGGTGATGATCCCCGTGCAGGACATTGCGTCGCTGCTCGTCGTCGGCTTCGTCGGCGGGCTCGGAGCCGGGCTCATGGCGCCGGCGAATCAAGCCATGGCCGCCGACATCGTCGGCCACGGGCGGTCGGGTGGTCAGGTGCTCTCGACGTTCCAGATGTCGCAGGATCTCGGAACGATCGTGGGCCCGATCGTGACGGGCGTCATCATCGACGGGCTCGGGTACGGGTGGGCATTCGCCCTGGCCGGGGCGGTCATGGTCGCGTCAGGCATGGTCTGGGTGCGCGGCCCCGAGACGCTCGGCCGCTAG
- the mscL gene encoding large conductance mechanosensitive channel protein MscL codes for MKGFKDFIMRGNVMDLAVAVIIGGAFTAIVDALVAGIFNPIIAQLFQADNIANATVSIGAIDLGIGLVIAAVINFFLIAAIVYFCLILPVNALQKRGYQLKHGGPQPRPEAAPTETDLLAEIRDLLKAQRTA; via the coding sequence TTGAAGGGCTTCAAGGACTTCATCATGCGCGGCAACGTGATGGACCTCGCCGTGGCAGTCATCATCGGCGGCGCGTTCACGGCGATCGTCGACGCGCTCGTCGCCGGCATCTTCAACCCGATCATCGCGCAGCTGTTCCAGGCCGACAACATCGCCAACGCCACCGTCTCGATCGGCGCCATCGACCTCGGCATCGGCCTGGTGATCGCTGCCGTCATCAACTTCTTCCTCATCGCGGCGATCGTGTACTTCTGCCTGATCCTGCCCGTCAACGCTCTTCAGAAGCGCGGGTACCAGCTCAAGCACGGCGGGCCGCAGCCCCGTCCCGAAGCGGCACCGACCGAGACCGACCTGCTCGCAGAAATTCGCGATCTCCTGAAGGCGCAGCGGACGGCGTAG
- a CDS encoding FmdB family zinc ribbon protein: MHQSFSDASLTLCPECGGQLRKLFGAVGIAFKGSGFYRNDHGAGAKKPASSTTESGANETGSSSDAAAPSAPASTPPVSTPPAPAAAGGASTSATA, translated from the coding sequence ATCCATCAGTCCTTCAGCGATGCGTCGCTGACCCTCTGCCCTGAGTGCGGCGGCCAGTTGCGCAAGCTGTTCGGCGCGGTCGGCATCGCGTTCAAGGGTTCCGGTTTCTACCGAAATGACCACGGAGCCGGCGCCAAGAAGCCCGCTTCGAGCACCACGGAGTCCGGGGCGAACGAGACCGGCTCGTCGTCAGACGCAGCGGCACCGTCGGCTCCGGCGAGCACTCCCCCGGTGAGCACTCCCCCGGCACCCGCCGCAGCCGGCGGCGCGTCAACGTCCGCAACCGCGTAA
- the ectA gene encoding diaminobutyrate acetyltransferase, with protein MSVETGTLERDADRAEQLAQLAAALRAEGQRRIAEGLMDIEGVAACGATVRVLGHVTHFPSSIWYALRAASQPHGRRVRSARGRLARHLQPEAHRCDPQHRARRADHLGVSGRLDIVDKVMFTLLEDKRQDSRSTGTRIITPTVEHGADVWRVAKGTDELDLNSSYMYLLLVRDFADTCRVAVQDDEVVAFVLGYRRSEDPERLFIWQVAVDASHRGEGLASRLVDDLVMSNVNSEAPIRFIETTVTAENTASRNLFGSLAKRWGTKLVTEELFEEEHFPDSHDAERLHIIGPLPAR; from the coding sequence ATTTCGGTAGAAACCGGAACCCTTGAACGCGATGCCGACCGCGCCGAACAGCTTGCGCAACTGGCCGCCGCACTCAGGGCAGAGGGTCAGCGACGCATCGCTGAAGGACTGATGGATATCGAAGGCGTTGCTGCATGCGGTGCAACGGTACGAGTACTTGGGCATGTGACTCACTTTCCAAGTTCAATATGGTACGCGTTGCGTGCCGCGTCACAACCACACGGGCGACGAGTACGATCCGCCCGAGGCCGCCTCGCCCGGCATCTGCAGCCCGAGGCCCACCGCTGCGATCCGCAGCATCGTGCGCGACGCGCCGATCACTTGGGAGTCTCAGGAAGGCTCGATATCGTTGATAAAGTCATGTTTACTCTCCTTGAAGATAAACGTCAGGATTCGCGCTCTACGGGAACGCGAATCATCACCCCGACTGTGGAGCACGGCGCCGACGTGTGGCGCGTCGCGAAGGGTACGGACGAACTCGACCTGAATTCGTCGTACATGTACCTGCTCCTCGTCCGTGATTTCGCGGACACGTGCCGCGTCGCGGTGCAGGACGACGAGGTCGTCGCATTCGTTCTCGGCTACCGAAGGTCGGAAGACCCGGAAAGGCTGTTCATCTGGCAGGTCGCGGTCGACGCGAGCCACCGAGGCGAGGGCCTCGCGAGCCGCCTCGTCGATGATCTCGTCATGTCGAACGTGAACAGCGAAGCGCCGATTCGCTTTATCGAAACGACGGTGACCGCCGAGAACACGGCATCACGCAATCTCTTCGGCAGCCTGGCCAAGCGCTGGGGCACGAAGCTCGTCACGGAGGAGCTCTTCGAGGAAGAGCACTTTCCCGACTCGCACGACGCCGAGCGGCTGCACATCATCGGCCCCCTTCCGGCCCGCTGA
- the ectB gene encoding diaminobutyrate--2-oxoglutarate transaminase, whose amino-acid sequence MVFDRAVGSVMYDEHGNEYLDFFAGAGALNYGHNNPVLKDVLLRYLADDRVIHSLDMFTTARREFLQSFSEVILEPRNLDYRVVFPGPGGANAVEAALKLARKVTGRESVVNFTNAFHGMTLGALSVTGNSLKRGGAGVPLVHATPMPYDDYFNRDYPDFLYLERLLGDSGSGLNTPAAVIVETVQGEGGINAARAEWLRGLADLCKRHDILLIVDDIQMGCGRTGGFFSFEEAGIVPDIVTLSKSIGASGLPMALTLVRPDLDIWEPGEHNGTFRGIAPAFATASAAINEYWRDDTLERSTLEKGARVESRWNSLVAKHTDADGEGQLVAKGRGLARGLQLPTGAQADAVARGAFERGLLIETSGPEGEVLKLMPALTITDAQLDRGLDIIDAAVAEVLGA is encoded by the coding sequence GTGGTATTCGATCGCGCCGTCGGCAGCGTCATGTACGACGAGCACGGCAACGAATACCTCGACTTCTTCGCCGGAGCCGGTGCGCTCAACTACGGGCACAACAACCCCGTGCTCAAGGATGTGCTGTTGCGATACCTCGCAGACGACCGCGTTATCCATTCGCTCGACATGTTCACAACAGCGCGCCGCGAATTTCTGCAGTCGTTCAGCGAGGTGATTCTCGAGCCACGGAACCTCGACTACCGCGTCGTCTTCCCCGGCCCCGGCGGGGCGAACGCCGTGGAAGCTGCGCTGAAGCTCGCGCGCAAGGTCACCGGTCGCGAATCAGTCGTCAACTTCACGAACGCGTTCCACGGCATGACGCTCGGCGCCCTCTCGGTGACGGGCAACTCGCTCAAGCGAGGCGGGGCGGGCGTGCCGCTCGTGCACGCGACCCCCATGCCGTACGACGATTACTTCAACCGGGACTACCCGGACTTCCTCTACCTCGAGCGCCTGCTCGGCGACAGCGGGAGCGGGCTCAACACCCCGGCCGCCGTGATCGTCGAGACCGTCCAGGGCGAGGGAGGCATCAACGCGGCGCGGGCCGAGTGGCTCCGAGGACTGGCCGACCTGTGCAAGCGGCACGACATCCTGCTCATCGTCGACGACATCCAGATGGGATGCGGTCGTACTGGCGGGTTCTTCAGCTTCGAAGAGGCGGGCATCGTGCCCGACATCGTCACGCTCTCGAAGTCGATCGGCGCATCCGGACTGCCGATGGCCCTCACGCTCGTGCGGCCCGACCTCGACATCTGGGAGCCAGGCGAGCACAACGGTACGTTCCGGGGCATCGCACCGGCCTTCGCGACGGCGAGCGCGGCGATCAACGAGTACTGGCGCGACGACACGCTCGAGCGCTCGACCCTCGAGAAGGGGGCTCGAGTCGAGTCGCGCTGGAACTCCCTCGTCGCCAAGCACACTGACGCCGACGGTGAGGGGCAGCTCGTCGCGAAAGGCCGGGGCCTGGCCCGAGGCCTGCAGCTGCCCACCGGCGCGCAGGCCGACGCGGTCGCCCGCGGGGCATTCGAACGCGGCCTGCTCATCGAGACTTCCGGGCCGGAGGGCGAGGTCCTCAAGCTCATGCCAGCGCTCACCATCACGGATGCCCAGCTCGATCGCGGCCTCGACATCATCGACGCCGCCGTCGCAGAGGTCCTCGGGGCGTAG
- a CDS encoding ectoine synthase has translation MIVRTLDEITDTAADIKTENWRSKRIILARDRVGFSLHETTLYAGTESEFCYQNHIEAVWVIEGEGEIEDLGTGEVYELRPGSIYLLNDHDRHRVRPRTDLRVACVFNPPVTGREVHDENGVYPVVTLEEAEAIEAAEAAETSTPAGSSE, from the coding sequence ATGATCGTTCGGACGCTTGACGAGATCACCGACACGGCCGCCGATATCAAGACCGAGAACTGGCGCAGCAAGCGCATCATCCTCGCGCGCGACCGCGTGGGGTTCTCGCTGCACGAGACGACGCTGTACGCGGGTACCGAGTCGGAGTTCTGCTACCAGAACCACATCGAGGCCGTCTGGGTCATCGAGGGTGAAGGGGAGATCGAAGACCTCGGCACGGGCGAGGTGTACGAGCTTCGCCCCGGCTCGATCTACCTGCTCAACGACCATGACCGGCACCGCGTGCGCCCCCGCACCGACCTGCGTGTCGCGTGCGTGTTCAACCCGCCCGTCACGGGCCGTGAGGTGCACGACGAGAACGGCGTGTACCCGGTCGTCACGCTCGAAGAGGCAGAGGCCATCGAGGCCGCCGAGGCGGCTGAGACGTCGACGCCGGCCGGTTCGAGCGAGTAG
- a CDS encoding 5-formyltetrahydrofolate cyclo-ligase, translated as MTDNAVARKSAIRAEVRRRRRARPQAERDAADAAIARHGLELASELRAESVALYLSTPTEPGTRGLIAALDNEGIRVLLPRPTLDGGLEWVCSGGGELMTPGLGTPEPIGAALAGDPLGDADLVFTPASAVDRHGGRLGWGGGYYDRALVGIRPVDAVAGGTEPVRAPIVTIVFDDDVLDSVPTEPHDVPIDGVLTPSGLLRFAPG; from the coding sequence ATGACCGACAACGCCGTCGCCCGTAAAAGCGCCATCCGTGCCGAGGTTCGCCGACGGCGGCGCGCCCGACCGCAGGCCGAACGCGACGCGGCCGACGCCGCGATCGCTCGGCACGGCCTCGAACTGGCCAGCGAGTTGAGGGCCGAGTCGGTGGCGCTCTACCTCTCCACCCCGACCGAACCGGGCACGCGCGGCCTCATTGCGGCGCTCGACAACGAGGGCATCCGCGTGCTGCTCCCCCGCCCGACCCTCGACGGCGGGCTCGAGTGGGTGTGCTCGGGCGGCGGCGAGCTGATGACGCCCGGGCTCGGCACACCCGAGCCGATCGGAGCAGCCCTCGCCGGCGACCCGCTCGGCGACGCCGATCTCGTGTTCACGCCCGCGTCGGCCGTCGACCGCCACGGCGGGCGACTCGGCTGGGGCGGCGGCTACTACGACCGCGCGCTCGTAGGTATCCGGCCGGTGGATGCTGTGGCCGGCGGCACGGAACCGGTCCGCGCCCCCATCGTCACGATCGTCTTCGACGACGACGTGCTCGATTCGGTGCCGACCGAGCCGCACGACGTGCCGATCGACGGGGTGCTCACGCCGTCCGGCCTGCTTCGCTTCGCTCCGGGTTGA
- the galU gene encoding UTP--glucose-1-phosphate uridylyltransferase GalU, translated as MPQTLTKAVIPAAGLGTRFLPATKAIPKEMLPVVDRPAIQYVVEEAVSAGLGDVLMITGRNKAPLENHFDRVAELEAALFERGAVGNLERVRASTELADVHYVRQGDPLGLGHAVLRAKMHVGDEPFAVLLGDDIINDGGALLRRMIEVHHETKASVIALMEVEESQVSSYGVVAHEPGADDDLVRVTRLVEKPTPAEAPSRLAIIGRYLLRPEVFEVLERTQPGRGGEIQLTDALQALAGAPDAGGVIGVVHRGSRYDTGNKLEYLKAVVELACRHDEVGPELRDWLIGFVANGGPDASASPAEPVAVGAGPGGDRGYSDRTG; from the coding sequence ATGCCCCAAACGCTGACAAAGGCGGTCATTCCCGCTGCCGGTCTCGGTACGCGATTTCTGCCGGCCACGAAGGCGATTCCGAAAGAAATGCTGCCGGTCGTCGACCGCCCCGCGATCCAGTATGTCGTCGAAGAGGCGGTCTCGGCCGGCCTCGGCGACGTCCTCATGATCACGGGTCGCAACAAGGCGCCGCTCGAGAACCATTTCGATCGGGTGGCCGAGCTCGAGGCCGCCCTGTTCGAGCGCGGGGCCGTCGGCAACCTTGAGCGCGTCCGCGCGTCGACCGAGCTGGCCGACGTGCACTACGTGCGCCAGGGGGATCCGCTTGGCCTCGGGCACGCCGTGCTCCGGGCGAAGATGCACGTGGGGGACGAGCCGTTCGCCGTGCTGCTCGGCGACGACATCATCAACGACGGCGGCGCGCTGCTGCGGCGCATGATCGAGGTGCACCACGAGACGAAGGCCTCGGTCATCGCGCTCATGGAGGTGGAAGAGTCGCAGGTGTCGTCGTACGGCGTCGTCGCGCACGAGCCGGGCGCCGACGACGACCTCGTGCGCGTCACGCGCCTCGTCGAGAAACCCACCCCAGCCGAGGCGCCATCGCGGCTCGCCATCATCGGGCGCTACCTGCTGCGCCCGGAGGTGTTCGAGGTGCTCGAGCGCACGCAGCCCGGTCGCGGCGGCGAAATCCAGCTCACCGACGCCCTGCAGGCGCTGGCCGGCGCGCCCGACGCGGGCGGCGTCATCGGCGTCGTGCACCGCGGCTCAAGGTACGACACTGGCAACAAGCTCGAATACCTCAAGGCCGTGGTCGAGCTCGCCTGTCGGCACGACGAGGTCGGGCCCGAGCTTCGCGACTGGCTCATTGGTTTCGTGGCCAATGGGGGGCCGGACGCGAGCGCTTCGCCAGCCGAGCCGGTGGCCGTCGGCGCGGGACCCGGCGGCGACCGCGGGTATTCCGACCGTACCGGCTGA
- a CDS encoding GNAT family N-acetyltransferase produces MSTIPTLHDGAITLRPIHVRDARDIESLLLSNRAWLQPWEATNPQGTGRWDVKGSIRSLLSQAAKHQTLPFVILLEGRIVGQLTVSGMTYGAVSSATIGYWIAKDAAGHGVMTVATALAADHCLLSIGMHRIEICIRPENDKSLRIVEKLGFRYEGLRRRFIHIDGDWRDHVCFAVVREEVPNGVLHRWRAGHADPSLASVPEGDLVRARQSLTPQPRRDAGPPTG; encoded by the coding sequence ATGTCGACGATTCCGACGCTGCACGATGGGGCGATCACCCTTCGCCCCATCCACGTGCGCGACGCGCGCGACATCGAGTCGCTGCTGCTGTCGAACCGTGCCTGGCTGCAGCCGTGGGAGGCGACCAACCCGCAAGGCACCGGGCGCTGGGACGTCAAGGGGAGCATCCGGTCGCTGCTGAGCCAGGCGGCGAAGCACCAGACACTGCCGTTCGTGATCCTGCTCGAGGGCCGCATCGTCGGGCAATTGACGGTCTCGGGCATGACGTACGGGGCCGTTTCCAGCGCCACCATCGGCTACTGGATCGCGAAGGATGCGGCAGGGCACGGCGTCATGACCGTCGCCACCGCGCTCGCGGCCGACCATTGCCTGCTCTCGATCGGGATGCACCGCATCGAGATTTGCATACGGCCCGAGAACGACAAGTCGCTGCGCATCGTGGAGAAGCTCGGGTTCCGGTACGAGGGGCTCCGCCGGCGCTTCATCCATATCGACGGCGATTGGCGCGACCACGTGTGCTTCGCGGTCGTGCGCGAGGAAGTGCCGAACGGTGTCCTGCACCGGTGGCGGGCTGGGCACGCGGATCCGTCGCTCGCGTCGGTCCCAGAGGGTGACCTGGTCCGCGCGAGGCAGTCACTGACGCCGCAGCCGCGACGTGACGCGGGGCCGCCGACGGGTTGA
- a CDS encoding non-heme iron oxygenase ferredoxin subunit, whose translation MAEGIPVAKVGDIEDEDAIVVPRATTGTVDDIAIFRSAGEYSAIDNTCTHEDASLAEGWIENGTVECPLHASSFCLRDGKVLGPPAPRGVVAHRVTIDGDRILLIPDPSRLA comes from the coding sequence GTGGCTGAGGGAATACCCGTCGCGAAGGTCGGCGACATCGAGGACGAGGACGCGATCGTGGTGCCGCGCGCGACGACGGGGACGGTCGACGACATCGCGATCTTCCGCAGCGCCGGCGAGTACTCCGCCATCGACAACACCTGCACGCACGAAGACGCCTCGCTGGCGGAGGGCTGGATCGAGAACGGCACGGTCGAGTGCCCCCTGCACGCCTCGAGCTTCTGCCTGCGGGACGGCAAGGTCCTCGGTCCGCCGGCGCCCCGCGGCGTCGTCGCACATCGGGTGACCATCGACGGCGACCGCATCCTCCTCATCCCAGACCCATCACGTCTCGCGTGA
- a CDS encoding NAD(P)/FAD-dependent oxidoreductase: MTAAASVVIVGGGIAGVTTARQLRAGGFGGSIRIVESEPLCYDRPPLSKAAFVEGASLASLAFATADEYAGQDIEVVADVRATGIEAPGGATGSVTLSDGRVLEAEAIVLATGAQARSPSFPGGDLPIVGVLRGYRDAVRLRAAVSPGARVLVVGAGFIGAELTSGLVELGAQVVLVDRNPVPGSRVLGGTLAGYLHGMHAAHGVDVRVGSVVDAAVEGVRVRARLDDGSSIAVDAVVVGAGIAIDTSLAASAGAEIDDAIIVDGAGRTSVAGVWAAGDATRRRGPDGSVAAPIGHWEAAELDGRAVAADILSASQPTLRGAGWYWSDRYGIHLEVTGRLVGEGTEVVRWAEPGRPAAVFRLDGAALVGAASIDDSNAVRASRRLIDQRIPLTAAQLADPAVSLRDLLRKAR, from the coding sequence GTGACCGCGGCGGCCAGCGTCGTCATCGTCGGCGGCGGCATCGCCGGCGTGACGACCGCCCGGCAGCTTCGCGCCGGCGGCTTCGGGGGCTCGATCCGGATCGTCGAGAGCGAGCCGCTCTGCTACGATCGCCCACCGCTGTCCAAGGCCGCGTTCGTCGAGGGGGCGAGCCTCGCCTCGCTCGCCTTCGCGACGGCGGACGAGTACGCCGGGCAAGACATCGAGGTGGTCGCCGATGTACGTGCCACCGGGATCGAGGCTCCTGGGGGCGCGACCGGCAGCGTGACGCTCTCCGACGGACGTGTGCTCGAGGCCGAGGCGATCGTGCTCGCCACGGGGGCGCAGGCCCGATCGCCCTCGTTCCCGGGCGGTGACCTTCCGATTGTCGGGGTGCTGCGCGGCTACCGAGACGCGGTACGGTTGCGCGCGGCAGTGTCACCGGGGGCGAGGGTGCTCGTTGTCGGTGCGGGCTTCATCGGTGCCGAGCTGACCTCGGGCCTCGTCGAGCTCGGCGCGCAGGTCGTTCTTGTCGACCGGAACCCCGTGCCGGGCTCCCGGGTCCTCGGCGGCACCCTTGCTGGGTACCTGCACGGGATGCATGCGGCGCACGGCGTCGACGTGCGCGTCGGGTCGGTTGTCGATGCGGCGGTCGAGGGCGTCCGCGTCCGCGCCCGGCTCGACGATGGCTCGTCAATCGCGGTGGACGCCGTCGTCGTCGGCGCCGGGATCGCGATCGACACGTCGCTCGCGGCATCCGCCGGCGCGGAGATCGACGACGCGATCATCGTCGACGGGGCCGGCAGAACCTCGGTCGCGGGCGTATGGGCCGCCGGCGATGCGACGAGGCGTCGCGGGCCCGATGGCTCCGTCGCGGCGCCGATCGGGCACTGGGAGGCGGCCGAACTGGACGGGCGCGCTGTTGCCGCCGACATCCTCAGCGCCTCACAGCCGACCCTCCGGGGCGCGGGCTGGTACTGGTCCGATCGATACGGCATCCACCTCGAGGTCACCGGGCGGCTCGTCGGCGAGGGCACGGAGGTCGTGCGATGGGCCGAGCCGGGCCGACCGGCTGCCGTGTTCCGCCTCGACGGCGCGGCGCTCGTCGGGGCGGCGAGCATTGACGACTCGAACGCGGTGCGCGCCTCCCGGCGGCTGATCGATCAGCGCATCCCTCTCACCGCGGCCCAGCTGGCCGACCCGGCGGTCTCGTTGCGTGATCTGCTGCGGAAGGCGCGCTGA
- a CDS encoding oxygenase MpaB family protein, with amino-acid sequence MTDTTAEQHPSRALGDAPRADDGHYGPGSVSWRVFADPASGIGGKTALFLQMLDAGMMTHFERVSSTSEGPEAMAARFDRTSAYLRDAVFADRAHAEAAAKHVDMLHERATWTDPKDGHVEIAKVPEWQRWTWWTYIWSAVRGYQEFGPEPLSTADADQLVVESRIGAEQLKVPGPFFETFAELDAYINSALTSKALVYPAALVAHTLRRPEVKGLLARWGAKKLIDGMVYLMPTDARLFFAMEDRTKRQLESGRAWTKRIVKLSRGNKSAEELIATMIGDSEKHPYRKVRARVAAAS; translated from the coding sequence ATGACCGACACCACGGCAGAGCAGCACCCGAGCCGGGCGCTCGGTGACGCCCCACGCGCCGACGATGGCCACTATGGGCCGGGAAGCGTCAGCTGGCGGGTCTTCGCCGACCCGGCGTCCGGAATCGGGGGGAAGACGGCCCTGTTCCTCCAGATGCTCGACGCGGGCATGATGACGCACTTCGAACGGGTCTCCTCGACGTCGGAGGGGCCGGAGGCGATGGCTGCCCGCTTCGACCGCACCTCCGCCTACCTGCGCGACGCGGTTTTCGCCGACAGGGCGCACGCGGAGGCTGCCGCTAAGCACGTCGATATGCTCCACGAGCGCGCGACCTGGACCGATCCGAAGGACGGCCACGTCGAGATCGCGAAGGTGCCCGAATGGCAGCGCTGGACGTGGTGGACCTACATCTGGTCGGCAGTGCGCGGCTACCAGGAGTTCGGGCCGGAGCCGCTGTCGACCGCCGACGCCGACCAGCTCGTGGTCGAGTCGCGGATCGGGGCGGAGCAGCTGAAGGTGCCCGGACCGTTCTTCGAGACCTTCGCGGAGCTCGACGCGTACATCAACTCGGCACTGACCTCGAAGGCCCTCGTCTATCCCGCGGCGCTGGTGGCGCACACCCTGCGCCGCCCGGAGGTCAAGGGCCTGCTCGCCCGCTGGGGTGCGAAGAAGCTCATCGACGGCATGGTCTACCTGATGCCGACGGATGCCCGACTCTTCTTCGCGATGGAGGACCGTACCAAGCGGCAGCTCGAGAGCGGCAGGGCCTGGACGAAGCGCATCGTGAAGCTCAGCCGGGGGAACAAGTCCGCCGAGGAGCTCATCGCGACGATGATCGGCGACTCCGAGAAGCACCCGTACCGGAAGGTGCGGGCGAGGGTCGCCGCCGCATCCTGA
- a CDS encoding cytochrome c oxidase assembly protein gives MNRQGASAHGSHHGSEALTWVVFDSFIITVLVVMAVGYAVALRVSRGRGSWPVYRTTLWYLGVACLGVGLIGPIASAGHTSFTAHMFVHLLVGMVGPLLLVLAAPVTVALRALPLTSARWLSRTLRSLPVRIITHPLSAVLLNAGGLWLLYTTDLYHAMHSSVPVHALVHLHLFLAGYVLTASLVGVDPAPHRASMRMRSAALILFIAAHQILAKWLYAHPPDVVGRADGELGAQLMYYGGDVVDVSLIVLLFAGWYAATRPRVTRAARWPAEHPQDRFGSPRR, from the coding sequence ATGAACCGTCAGGGCGCCTCTGCCCACGGTTCACATCACGGATCTGAAGCGTTGACGTGGGTCGTCTTCGACTCCTTCATAATCACCGTGCTTGTGGTGATGGCGGTCGGCTATGCCGTCGCCCTCAGGGTCTCGCGAGGTCGTGGGTCTTGGCCGGTTTACCGAACGACGCTCTGGTACCTCGGCGTCGCGTGCCTTGGTGTCGGGCTGATCGGGCCGATCGCCTCCGCGGGGCACACGAGTTTCACCGCGCACATGTTTGTACACCTGCTGGTGGGCATGGTCGGCCCGCTCCTCCTTGTCTTGGCCGCTCCAGTCACTGTCGCGCTGCGTGCCTTGCCCCTGACTTCGGCCCGCTGGCTGAGCCGTACGCTTCGTAGCCTCCCGGTTCGAATCATCACCCACCCGCTCAGTGCCGTTCTGCTCAACGCCGGCGGGCTCTGGCTGCTGTACACGACCGATCTCTATCACGCGATGCACAGCTCCGTGCCCGTGCACGCGCTCGTCCACCTGCACCTTTTCCTGGCCGGTTACGTCTTGACCGCCTCGCTCGTGGGCGTCGATCCCGCTCCACACCGAGCGTCGATGCGAATGCGATCGGCAGCCCTGATCCTTTTCATCGCCGCGCACCAGATCCTGGCGAAATGGCTGTATGCGCACCCACCAGACGTGGTCGGGCGCGCTGACGGAGAACTCGGGGCGCAACTGATGTACTACGGCGGAGATGTCGTCGACGTGAGTTTGATCGTCCTGCTGTTCGCCGGTTGGTACGCCGCCACCCGGCCACGCGTCACGAGAGCTGCACGATGGCCTGCCGAGCATCCTCAAGACCGCTTCGGATCGCCCCGACGATGA